In bacterium, the genomic stretch GAAATCATAACATCATCTTTGTCGAGAATTGCCTCAAAAACTCCTGCATTTGCATCCATACACGAAGGGAACAGAATTGTATCTTCCGTACCGAGAAATTTTGTCATCTTGTCTTCAAGCTCTTTATGGATATCCTGAGTTCCGCATATAAACCTTACTGAAGACATTCCGTACCCGCGGCTGTCAAGCCCTTCGTGAGCAGCTTTTATTACTTCAGGGTGGCTTGATAATCCAAGATAGTTATTGGCACACATGTTAATAACTTTTTTCAAAGATGAGCCTGTGGGAAACTCAACTTCAATATCCGCAGATTGTGCGGAATGAATAAATCTTTCCTGCTTAAATATCCCCTGGTCCCGGATATCATCTAACTGCCCCAGGTAGATTTTCTTTATTTTTTCGCTGAACGCCATAACCTTCCTCCTGTAAAATGTATCGCAAAGAAGTATTTATTACTATTTAGAAAACTCTTTAACTAATGTACAAATCTTGTTTACAGTATCAAAAGCCTCTGGTGTGGCTTTGTCGTCAGGTATGGAAATATTATATTTATTTTCCAGAAAACGCTTTAATGACACCATTGAGAATGAATCCACAATCCCGCCGGAAATAAGCGGAGTATCAACATTGAGCTCCTCATCTTCATCTTCAAGATATTCGTCAATTACATATTCCAACACTACTTTCTGCATTTCATCCATTCTATTCACCTCTCTTTAGAATTATATTCTTTTAATGTACTATTCGTCGTCTTCAAGAGTAGAGGTGTCGCCTATTTCCTCACCCCACTCTTTCGCCTTTAAAAGCCTTCTCATAATTTTACCGCTTCTCGTTTTCGGCAGAGATTTTACAAACTCAATCTCCTGAGGCATTGCAAGAGGAGAAAGCCTCTTGCGGATAAAATTCATAATTTTAAGTTCCGTATCAGGAGTAGGTTCAAAACCAGGCTTTAATGCTACAAACGCTTTAACAACTTCCATGTTTACTTCATCAGGTTTTGAAACAACTGCAGACTCTGCAACTGCCTCATGTTCAAGAAGGGCTGATTCAACTTCGAATGGGCTTACAAGATGGCCGCCTGTGTTTATCACATCATCATCACGGCCTGTAAACCAGAAATACCCGTCTTTATCAATATGTGCCCTGTCTCCCGGAAGATACCAGCCGTTTTTAAACTTGCTCTTGTATGCTTCTTCATTGTTCCAGTAAGTTCTCATCATTGCAGGCCAGCCAGGTTTAAATGCAATAAGGCCTATTCTTCCCGGTTCTTTTATCTCTTCAAAAGTTTCGGGATCAACAACTGCTGCTGTAATCCCGGGAAACGGTTTGCCCATAGAACCTGGTTTAACTTTCATATCCGGAAAATTCGTCAGCATTATTGAACCTGTTTCAGTCTGCCAGTAAGAATCAAGAAATGGCTTATCGAACAATTTTTCAGACCATACAACCGCTTCTGCATTTAAAGGCTCTCCGACACTCGCAAGATGGCGAAGTGACGAAAGATCAAATTTCTTTACCAGTTCATCCCCTGCTTTCATAAGCGATCGGATTGCAGTTGGAGCAGAATACCACACAGTAACTTTATGGCGTGCTATAAAGTCGTACCAGGTTTCAGCAGAAAATCCCTTATCAAGAACACATTGTGTAATACCAAGGGAC encodes the following:
- a CDS encoding aminotransferase class I/II-fold pyridoxal phosphate-dependent enzyme, translating into MAFSEKIKKIYLGQLDDIRDQGIFKQERFIHSAQSADIEVEFPTGSSLKKVINMCANNYLGLSSHPEVIKAAHEGLDSRGYGMSSVRFICGTQDIHKELEDKMTKFLGTEDTILFPSCMDANAGVFEAILDKDDVMIS
- a CDS encoding acyl carrier protein yields the protein MDEMQKVVLEYVIDEYLEDEDEELNVDTPLISGGIVDSFSMVSLKRFLENKYNISIPDDKATPEAFDTVNKICTLVKEFSK
- the acsA gene encoding acetate--CoA ligase — protein: MSNIGNYDDRVKDFDWAVAEKELGYKDGEVINIGWYCSDRICDMGKADKTALIWEGLSGAEKRYTFNDVRIASNTIAAYLQSLGVKNEDRVCLFMDKIPELYIGFLGILKIGAIAQPLFSAFGDDSLHVRIDNAKTKVILTQRKHVSKVRRILEKSPYLEHIIIVDHDGKKPLKEKETAFSLDSAEPVEDFKIFPTKAESPSVLHYTSGTTGQPKGVKHVHYSLISQYLTTKWVLDLQDDDIYWCTADPGWVTGTSYGIIGPWSLGITQCVLDKGFSAETWYDFIARHKVTVWYSAPTAIRSLMKAGDELVKKFDLSSLRHLASVGEPLNAEAVVWSEKLFDKPFLDSYWQTETGSIMLTNFPDMKVKPGSMGKPFPGITAAVVDPETFEEIKEPGRIGLIAFKPGWPAMMRTYWNNEEAYKSKFKNGWYLPGDRAHIDKDGYFWFTGRDDDVINTGGHLVSPFEVESALLEHEAVAESAVVSKPDEVNMEVVKAFVALKPGFEPTPDTELKIMNFIRKRLSPLAMPQEIEFVKSLPKTRSGKIMRRLLKAKEWGEEIGDTSTLEDDE